The Chryseobacterium indicum genome includes a window with the following:
- a CDS encoding GEVED domain-containing protein produces the protein MKKILLTCLLALGSAAFAQVGPPQATNPNTNNGYGFTQTTGIYTPLSASRTIWQSGAVLGTDAVSAAINLPSAFKFNGKSYNAVYLSNNGFVTLGTAALASTYTGLSTDTTTPYEGAFAGFAANLKNANTTTSEISYETVGSKFIVQFKDLQGSGASAAQLLNFQIQFDLTSNNVSIVYGNFVSGTAVLTGQVGIRGSEASDTNNRVGTDWTATSIGTGSTDSVTLGTTNSTTVPASGLTFTYSPGTWIAQPATYAAIPFNESFTTWENGNSIGDLPNASYWRTWPSRGDNSWRASDITVNGYASTTGWTSVGGNIAVAAPGIAPAARFHSYNTINASGYMDLYINLSSGTGSRLLSYDYQNTSGTDVLKVLVSTDGGNTFNQVGSTQGISASWATKYADLGTSSPTAIIRFMATGDNGSNDIYIDNVNISVIPCMFPDSVTPGTTTSTTAPVSWTMANPAPAFDIYYSTTNTAPTATTTPNVVGATGLTYTITNLTPNTTYYVWVRSRCSASDQSSWVSGSSFATKTFCPTVSAPSSAATGVSVTPAFTWTANPEATGYRLSVGTTSGGTDVLNNLNVGNVSTYTLPTELTYNTKYYYTVNAYNATISSTGCSERTFTTLSICPAQSAPAASAINVPLTPTFTWTASSSSAVTGYKLRIGTTPGGNDVLNNFDVGNVTTYTLPTSLNYSTVYYWSVGAYTATQNSLNCTERSFITVCPAVTSLPVSENFDTTATGSSSNTNAPSCWRYLEPSSWAGYGYVNTSYNSSAPNGYYLYNDTATTAGGMLVSPQITPLSNGANRVRFMSAGGSSGYTLQVGTLSNPADASTFTQISAVTLTSTMAQYTVNIPAGTDQYLAFRHGVGGTYRGIGIDDINIQPVPSCDNPTLITVPSTSANGAAVSWTAPSSTIGVGYDVYYSTTNTPPTVTTVLNAANSVTTSGTGTTANLTGLTSDTFYYVWARAKCSATDNSAWEGGTRFYTSNYCTPVTSNQNSWISSFTSTTANTNMAYSSATANSAATFGYKNLMSSNNISIAKSSSNTVIPVSITAGGPTVGMAVWIDLNQNNVFDASEKLYATTAYTTTTSGATLTIPANTSVGTYRMRVLINYNNSAPTDPCLGFSRGEIVDYSLIVTAPLATNELSGTKNEIKVYPNPFTDILNISDISNVRTVYVTDIAGRLVKTITHPESSVHLNELKEGMYLITLDMKDGSKETFKAIKR, from the coding sequence ATGAAGAAAATTCTACTCACGTGTCTTCTTGCCTTGGGATCGGCAGCGTTTGCACAGGTGGGACCGCCTCAGGCTACCAATCCGAATACCAATAACGGCTACGGTTTTACGCAGACTACAGGAATCTACACCCCGCTTTCTGCCTCCAGAACAATTTGGCAGTCGGGAGCAGTCTTAGGGACAGATGCTGTTTCTGCTGCGATTAATTTACCATCAGCTTTTAAATTTAATGGTAAATCTTACAACGCTGTTTACCTCAGCAATAATGGTTTTGTAACGCTTGGAACCGCTGCTCTTGCTTCTACATATACCGGGTTGTCTACAGATACTACAACTCCCTATGAAGGCGCATTTGCAGGTTTTGCAGCCAATCTGAAGAACGCAAATACAACAACCTCCGAGATTTCTTACGAGACTGTTGGTTCTAAATTTATTGTACAGTTTAAAGATCTTCAGGGAAGTGGGGCATCTGCTGCACAGCTTCTTAATTTTCAGATTCAGTTTGATTTAACTTCTAATAATGTAAGCATTGTCTACGGAAATTTTGTTTCCGGTACTGCAGTATTAACAGGACAGGTCGGAATAAGAGGATCAGAAGCTTCTGATACCAACAACAGAGTAGGAACAGACTGGACAGCAACTTCCATAGGAACAGGAAGTACAGATTCGGTTACTTTAGGAACGACCAATTCCACAACTGTACCTGCTTCCGGTCTTACGTTTACTTATTCTCCGGGAACATGGATTGCACAGCCTGCAACGTACGCTGCGATTCCTTTTAATGAAAGTTTCACGACATGGGAAAACGGAAACTCCATAGGCGATCTTCCTAATGCAAGCTATTGGAGAACATGGCCTTCGAGAGGGGATAACTCATGGAGAGCAAGTGATATTACAGTAAATGGTTACGCAAGTACAACAGGATGGACAAGCGTGGGTGGAAATATTGCTGTTGCTGCACCCGGTATAGCTCCTGCCGCAAGATTCCATTCATACAATACGATCAATGCTTCAGGATATATGGATTTGTATATCAATTTATCCTCAGGAACAGGATCGAGGCTGTTGTCTTATGATTATCAGAATACTTCAGGAACTGATGTTTTAAAAGTTTTGGTTTCTACGGATGGCGGAAATACTTTCAATCAGGTGGGTTCTACTCAGGGGATTTCTGCTTCATGGGCTACCAAATATGCAGACTTGGGAACGAGCAGTCCGACAGCGATTATAAGATTTATGGCTACAGGAGATAATGGAAGCAACGATATTTATATTGATAATGTAAATATTTCCGTAATTCCTTGTATGTTCCCGGATTCTGTAACTCCCGGAACGACTACGTCTACGACAGCTCCGGTAAGCTGGACGATGGCAAATCCTGCACCGGCATTTGATATTTATTACAGTACTACCAATACAGCACCTACTGCTACTACAACGCCAAATGTTGTGGGAGCAACAGGTTTAACGTATACAATAACCAATTTAACGCCGAATACAACCTATTATGTTTGGGTAAGATCCCGTTGTTCTGCTTCGGATCAGAGTTCTTGGGTTTCAGGATCTTCTTTTGCCACGAAAACGTTCTGTCCTACGGTTTCTGCGCCTTCTTCGGCGGCAACAGGAGTTTCCGTGACGCCTGCATTTACATGGACGGCAAATCCGGAAGCTACAGGATACAGATTATCTGTGGGAACAACTTCAGGAGGAACAGATGTTTTAAATAATTTGAATGTAGGAAATGTATCAACATATACTTTACCGACAGAATTAACTTATAACACAAAGTATTATTATACGGTTAATGCCTATAATGCTACGATTTCATCAACAGGATGTTCGGAAAGAACATTTACTACACTTTCTATCTGTCCTGCACAATCTGCGCCTGCAGCATCTGCCATTAATGTTCCGCTTACGCCTACCTTTACATGGACGGCTTCTTCCTCGTCTGCAGTTACAGGCTACAAACTGAGAATAGGAACAACACCGGGTGGAAATGATGTGCTTAATAATTTTGATGTTGGAAATGTTACCACATACACTTTGCCTACTTCCCTTAATTACAGTACGGTATATTATTGGTCTGTAGGAGCATATACGGCAACTCAAAACTCATTAAACTGTACAGAGAGAAGCTTTATAACTGTTTGTCCGGCTGTAACCTCTCTTCCTGTGTCTGAAAATTTCGATACTACAGCTACGGGAAGCAGCAGCAATACAAATGCACCTTCGTGCTGGAGATATTTGGAGCCATCATCTTGGGCGGGATATGGCTATGTAAATACATCGTATAATTCTTCTGCACCAAATGGCTACTATTTATATAATGATACAGCTACTACAGCAGGAGGAATGTTGGTTTCCCCACAAATTACACCCCTTTCAAACGGAGCAAACAGGGTTCGTTTCATGTCTGCGGGAGGGTCTTCAGGCTACACGCTTCAGGTGGGAACGTTAAGCAATCCTGCTGATGCTTCTACTTTTACACAGATCAGTGCGGTTACTTTAACATCAACTATGGCTCAGTATACGGTAAATATTCCGGCGGGAACAGATCAGTATCTTGCGTTCAGACACGGTGTAGGAGGAACTTACAGAGGAATCGGGATTGATGATATTAATATTCAGCCTGTTCCAAGCTGCGATAATCCGACATTAATTACTGTACCATCAACTTCAGCTAACGGAGCTGCAGTTAGTTGGACGGCACCTTCTTCTACGATTGGAGTAGGGTATGATGTTTATTACAGTACGACAAATACACCACCAACAGTAACAACGGTTTTAAATGCGGCTAATTCAGTAACTACAAGTGGAACGGGTACAACAGCTAACCTGACAGGATTAACCAGTGATACATTCTATTATGTTTGGGCAAGGGCTAAATGTAGCGCAACAGACAACAGTGCATGGGAAGGCGGAACAAGATTCTATACGAGCAATTACTGTACGCCGGTAACTTCCAATCAGAATTCATGGATCAGTTCATTTACATCCACCACTGCCAATACCAATATGGCATACAGTTCTGCAACAGCAAACAGCGCAGCGACTTTTGGCTATAAGAATCTGATGAGCTCAAATAATATTTCAATAGCGAAATCTTCTTCCAATACGGTTATTCCTGTTTCCATAACGGCGGGAGGACCTACTGTGGGAATGGCTGTCTGGATAGATTTAAATCAGAATAATGTTTTTGATGCTTCCGAAAAGCTGTATGCAACAACAGCTTATACCACAACCACAAGCGGTGCAACACTTACCATCCCTGCAAATACATCTGTAGGAACTTACAGAATGAGGGTTCTGATCAATTACAACAACAGTGCACCAACGGATCCTTGTTTAGGTTTTTCAAGGGGAGAAATTGTTGATTATTCACTCATTGTAACCGCTCCGCTTGCGACAAACGAATTGTCCGGTACGAAGAACGAAATTAAAGTATATCCGAATCCTTTTACAGATATTTTGAATATATCGGATATTTCTAATGTAAGAACTGTTTATGTAACAGATATTGCAGGAAGATTGGTTAAAACCATAACCCATCCTGAATCATCAGTTCATTTAAATGAATTGAAAGAAGGGATGTACTTAATTACTTTGGATATGAAAGACGGATCTAAAGAGACCTTTAAAGCGATTAAGAGGTAA
- the dnaE gene encoding DNA polymerase III subunit alpha produces MYLVFDTETTGLPKNFNAPLSDSDNWPRMVQIAWQLHDDDGTLIENQDYIIKPEGYDIPFNAARIHGITTKIANEEGRDLEEILNEFSKVLEKVRVVSGHNVEFDYNIVGAEFYRKNIKDNLQEKPKADTMILGTDFCQLGGGKGGRYKAPKLEELYEKLYGHKFDEAHNAAADVNATAQVFFEMMRIGIIPAEVLKTSEDQLAYFKTLYPDPIKPFNIVIRRQVADFHNKKKQQDFGSIDEIDLGKYFNFDNHSVFSTLTATTSINDLIKKATDDNFPAVGMVDLGNMMGAFKFVSAVEGANGDRAKKHKEYLAKKQEAEEKGEEFNEPEPVSQPLIPVVGCEFYISDRYEQKQFTKDDPDRRTQVVLLAKDFNGYKNLAKLSSIGFLKGFYFGVPRISRELIAEYKEGVIALTSGIHGDIPDAILNTGEQKGEELFRWWKDTFGDDFYVQIQNHKLPEEEHLNDVLLHFADKYNVKILAQNETFYTNKDDSNIQDIVSCIKDGEKLSTPVGKGFGKRRGLATGEYYMKTADEIKEAFLTYPDAFEAYEEFFAKFKPYTLKRDVLLPKFDIPEEFIHPEDEIDGGKRGEMAYLSYLTYEGAKRRYVETGITDEIKERLDFELEVIANTGYPGYFLIVQDFCNEARKMGVWVGPGRGSAAGSAVAYCIGITNVDPIKYDLLFERFLNPERVSMPDIDIDFDDEGRDKIIKWVVDKYGKTQVAQIITYSVLGGKSAIKDAGRVLDVPIPDTNNIAKLIPSTPGMNIAKALAKYDKLKPEEQQLVDEMRYVLDSPNDARHGVLASAKKMEGCIRNTGIHACGVIITPEDVSNLVPVTIAAKDADILVSQFDNSVAESAGLLKMDFLGLRTLTIIKDALKLVKARHGVDIDPDLIPLDDTKTYQLFKEGRTVGIFQYESPGMQKYMRELKPTVFADLIAMNALYRPGPIKYIPNFINRKHGIEEIVYDLPETEEYLKETYGITVYQEQVMLLSQKLANFTKGEADTLRKAMGKKQIDVLNKMYPKFIEGGRKNNLNEERLEKIWNDWKAFAEYAFNKSHSTCYAFIAYQTAYLKANYPAEYMASVMSNNINNTDSITMFMEDCKSMGVDVLGPDVNESQYKFSVNEKGQIRFGLGAIKGIGEGPSEAITRERQNGRFKNIYDFFERILPSQMNKRVAESLVLAGAFDELDNFHRGQYFDIDMAGRTNLERLIRYGQSFQESKNEMEHSLFADFAEEVQIEQPKLAPCPEWPNMHKLNKEKETIGFYLSAHPLDEFKYQFQFIQGSLSKKSVLEKEDESKIVIDEVPILEQEVPEDVAELAEIVSDDVIAGEEEEIIEEVTKKAEPKGVFHFLNLDEVDAYKEQAFANKQEELFEEKKKDWKTLQKERENGGGGKEYTVAGLITEYVVKDGFRSGEKVAFVTLEDYSGSYSFRLGDRDYMKLKEKLEVQRFVIFKIKFAQVKDGRVFVNVTDVIELQEAFERFAKSISLVMDVMDFRPEDLNFFRKVLERNQGTQKLKFYLKNVEDSKVEHLEVQSMKHSVNLSGELIKEIQLLKKYEFYLN; encoded by the coding sequence ATGTATTTAGTTTTTGACACAGAAACCACAGGTTTACCGAAGAATTTCAACGCTCCGCTTTCAGATTCAGATAACTGGCCAAGAATGGTGCAGATTGCGTGGCAGTTGCATGATGATGACGGAACATTAATTGAAAATCAGGATTATATTATAAAACCGGAAGGGTATGATATTCCCTTCAACGCCGCGAGAATTCACGGGATTACAACAAAAATCGCCAATGAGGAAGGTCGTGATCTCGAAGAAATTTTAAATGAATTTTCTAAAGTTTTAGAAAAAGTAAGAGTGGTCTCCGGTCACAATGTGGAGTTCGATTACAACATTGTTGGAGCCGAATTTTACCGTAAAAATATTAAAGACAACCTTCAGGAAAAGCCAAAAGCCGACACGATGATTCTGGGAACAGATTTCTGTCAGTTGGGAGGAGGAAAAGGAGGAAGGTACAAAGCTCCGAAGCTGGAAGAACTTTACGAAAAATTATACGGTCATAAATTTGATGAAGCGCATAACGCCGCTGCCGACGTAAATGCAACGGCACAGGTTTTCTTCGAAATGATGAGAATCGGGATCATTCCTGCGGAAGTACTGAAAACTTCGGAAGATCAGCTTGCGTATTTTAAAACGCTGTATCCTGATCCGATAAAACCTTTCAATATTGTTATCAGAAGGCAGGTTGCGGATTTTCACAACAAAAAGAAACAGCAGGACTTCGGAAGTATTGATGAGATCGATCTCGGAAAATATTTCAATTTTGATAACCACAGTGTTTTCTCTACTTTAACTGCTACCACAAGCATCAACGATTTAATTAAAAAAGCAACTGATGATAATTTCCCCGCCGTCGGAATGGTGGATCTGGGAAATATGATGGGTGCTTTTAAATTTGTTTCTGCGGTAGAAGGCGCAAACGGCGACCGTGCGAAAAAGCATAAAGAATACCTCGCTAAAAAACAGGAAGCAGAAGAAAAAGGCGAAGAATTCAATGAACCGGAGCCGGTTTCACAACCTTTGATTCCTGTTGTGGGCTGTGAATTTTATATTTCAGACCGTTATGAGCAGAAGCAGTTTACCAAAGATGATCCCGACCGAAGAACGCAGGTTGTCTTATTGGCAAAGGATTTTAACGGCTATAAAAATTTAGCCAAACTATCCAGTATCGGATTTCTTAAAGGATTTTATTTCGGAGTTCCGAGGATAAGCCGGGAATTGATTGCCGAATATAAAGAAGGGGTTATTGCCCTAACTTCGGGAATTCACGGGGATATTCCGGATGCCATTTTAAATACGGGGGAACAGAAAGGGGAGGAGCTTTTCAGATGGTGGAAAGATACTTTCGGAGACGATTTTTATGTTCAGATCCAAAACCACAAATTGCCGGAAGAAGAGCATTTAAATGATGTATTATTACATTTTGCCGATAAATATAATGTTAAAATTTTAGCGCAGAATGAAACATTCTATACCAATAAAGACGATTCTAATATTCAGGATATTGTAAGCTGCATCAAAGACGGTGAAAAGCTTTCAACGCCTGTAGGAAAAGGTTTTGGAAAAAGAAGAGGACTTGCAACCGGAGAATATTACATGAAAACAGCGGATGAAATAAAGGAAGCGTTTTTAACGTATCCCGATGCATTCGAAGCATATGAAGAATTTTTCGCAAAGTTCAAACCTTATACTTTAAAAAGAGACGTACTCCTTCCTAAATTCGATATTCCTGAAGAATTTATTCATCCCGAAGATGAAATTGACGGCGGAAAACGCGGTGAGATGGCTTATCTTAGCTATTTGACGTACGAAGGGGCAAAAAGAAGATATGTGGAAACCGGAATTACAGATGAGATTAAGGAACGTCTGGATTTTGAACTGGAAGTTATTGCCAATACAGGATATCCCGGTTACTTCCTGATTGTTCAGGATTTCTGTAACGAAGCCCGTAAAATGGGCGTTTGGGTGGGTCCCGGTCGTGGTTCTGCGGCAGGTTCTGCAGTTGCCTACTGTATCGGAATTACAAACGTAGACCCCATTAAATACGATCTCCTTTTCGAGAGATTTCTGAATCCGGAAAGGGTTTCCATGCCCGATATTGATATCGACTTTGATGATGAAGGACGTGATAAAATCATCAAATGGGTAGTCGATAAATACGGAAAAACACAGGTTGCCCAGATTATTACCTATTCGGTTTTAGGAGGTAAATCTGCGATTAAAGATGCGGGGAGAGTTTTGGATGTCCCGATTCCGGACACGAATAATATTGCTAAATTAATTCCTTCCACACCGGGAATGAATATTGCGAAAGCTTTAGCAAAATACGATAAATTAAAACCTGAAGAACAACAGCTTGTTGACGAAATGCGCTACGTTCTTGACAGTCCGAATGATGCGCGTCACGGAGTTTTGGCGAGTGCGAAAAAAATGGAAGGCTGTATCAGAAATACAGGAATCCACGCTTGTGGGGTTATCATTACGCCGGAAGATGTAAGTAATCTGGTTCCGGTAACCATTGCGGCAAAAGATGCCGATATTCTGGTTTCGCAGTTTGATAACTCGGTGGCAGAAAGTGCGGGGCTCCTGAAAATGGACTTTTTAGGTCTGAGAACTTTAACCATCATCAAGGATGCTTTAAAACTTGTAAAAGCAAGACATGGGGTAGATATTGATCCGGATCTTATTCCGCTTGATGATACGAAAACCTATCAGTTGTTTAAAGAGGGGAGAACAGTCGGGATTTTCCAGTACGAAAGTCCCGGAATGCAAAAGTACATGAGAGAGCTGAAACCTACCGTTTTTGCCGATCTTATTGCCATGAATGCATTGTACCGTCCCGGTCCGATAAAATATATCCCGAATTTCATCAACAGGAAACATGGAATTGAAGAAATCGTCTACGATTTACCGGAAACAGAGGAATATTTAAAAGAAACCTACGGAATTACCGTATATCAGGAACAGGTAATGCTTTTATCCCAGAAACTGGCAAATTTCACGAAAGGGGAAGCCGATACGCTGAGAAAAGCAATGGGTAAAAAGCAGATCGATGTTCTTAATAAAATGTACCCGAAATTCATCGAAGGTGGAAGAAAAAATAACCTCAACGAAGAACGTTTAGAGAAAATCTGGAACGACTGGAAAGCCTTTGCAGAATATGCCTTCAACAAGTCTCACTCTACGTGTTATGCATTTATTGCGTATCAGACTGCTTATTTAAAAGCCAATTATCCGGCAGAATATATGGCGAGTGTGATGAGTAACAACATTAACAATACAGATTCTATCACCATGTTCATGGAAGACTGTAAAAGTATGGGCGTTGATGTTTTGGGACCGGATGTGAACGAATCTCAGTACAAATTCTCGGTAAACGAAAAAGGGCAGATCCGTTTTGGTCTGGGAGCCATTAAAGGAATTGGTGAAGGTCCGAGTGAAGCCATTACAAGAGAAAGACAGAACGGAAGATTTAAAAATATCTATGATTTCTTCGAAAGAATTCTGCCTTCACAGATGAATAAAAGAGTAGCAGAAAGTTTGGTTTTGGCAGGAGCTTTTGATGAACTCGACAATTTCCACAGAGGTCAGTATTTCGATATCGATATGGCGGGAAGAACCAATCTGGAAAGACTGATCCGTTACGGACAGAGCTTTCAGGAAAGTAAAAATGAAATGGAACATTCTCTTTTTGCGGATTTTGCAGAGGAAGTTCAGATTGAGCAGCCCAAACTGGCTCCGTGTCCGGAATGGCCGAATATGCATAAGCTGAATAAAGAAAAGGAAACCATCGGATTCTATCTTTCTGCGCATCCTTTGGACGAATTCAAATATCAGTTCCAGTTTATACAGGGAAGTCTTTCTAAAAAATCTGTTCTGGAAAAAGAAGACGAATCTAAAATCGTAATAGATGAGGTTCCGATCTTAGAGCAGGAGGTTCCGGAAGATGTAGCTGAACTTGCGGAAATTGTTTCCGATGATGTGATTGCGGGTGAAGAAGAGGAAATCATTGAGGAAGTCACCAAAAAAGCAGAGCCGAAAGGTGTTTTCCACTTCCTGAATCTCGATGAAGTAGATGCATATAAAGAACAGGCTTTTGCCAATAAGCAGGAAGAACTATTCGAAGAGAAGAAAAAAGACTGGAAAACCTTACAGAAGGAAAGAGAAAATGGCGGTGGCGGAAAAGAATACACTGTTGCCGGTCTGATTACCGAATATGTGGTAAAAGATGGTTTCCGAAGTGGTGAGAAAGTGGCTTTTGTAACGCTGGAAGACTATTCAGGTTCTTATTCTTTCCGACTGGGAGATCGTGATTATATGAAGCTGAAAGAAAAACTGGAGGTTCAGCGGTTTGTTATTTTCAAAATAAAATTCGCTCAGGTAAAGGACGGAAGAGTTTTTGTGAATGTTACAGACGTTATAGAGCTGCAGGAAGCTTTTGAAAGATTTGCAAAAAGTATTTCCTTAGTGATGGATGTGATGGATTTCCGACCGGAAGATCTGAATTTTTTCAGAAAGGTTTTAGAAAGAAATCAGGGAACGCAGAAGCTGAAATTTTATCTGAAAAATGTAGAAGATTCGAAGGTGGAACATCTCGAAGTGCAGTCTATGAAGCATTCTGTAAATCTAAGCGGTGAACTGATCAAAGAAATTCAATTATTAAAAAAATATGAATTTTATCTGAATTAA
- a CDS encoding alpha-ketoacid dehydrogenase subunit alpha/beta — protein MENTLHEKVSQDILLKAYNHMMLAKAMADIYEENRNVCKYVHSTSRGHEAIQLATAYQLKKEDWVSPYYRDESILLGIGFEPYQLMLQLLAKADDPFSGGRSYYSHPSSRDENKPKIIHQSSATGMQTIPTTGVAQGIKYIQDFELQDFENNPVVVCSLGDNSVTEGEVSEALQFAALHQLPIIFLVQDNEWGISVTKEEARTCDAYDFVAGFTGLSRMRVDGTDFVESFEVMKKAVDFVRTERKPLVVCAKTVLIGHHTSGVRREFYRDEEDLTKHRAKDPGNILRNHLIESGVDEELLKQITKKARLEAEEAFEKAKNAEDPKPESVMNHVFAPTPITEEVGTREPEGGEKIVMVDAAIHAIQELMWKHPEALLYGQDVGERIGGVFRETVTLGKKFGSKRVFNTAIQEAYIIGSTAGMSAVGLKPIVEVQFADYIYPGINQLITEISKSSYLSQGKFPVSNIIRVPIGAYGGGGPYHSGSVESILANIKGIKIAYPSNAADFKGLLKAAYYDPNPVVMLEHKGLYWSKVPGTEDAKTIEPAEDYILPFGKGRVIIEADKEETEKGRTLLIVTYGMGVYWAKEAAKNFNGRVEVIDLRTLIPLDEELVFERVKAHGKCIVLTEEQLNNSFAEAFAHRISKNCFKYLDAPVETMGSLDVPAVPINLVLEKEMLPNAEKLSNKIEDMLKY, from the coding sequence ATGGAAAATACACTTCACGAAAAGGTTTCTCAAGATATATTACTCAAGGCTTATAACCACATGATGCTTGCCAAAGCAATGGCAGATATTTATGAAGAAAATAGAAATGTCTGTAAATATGTTCATAGCACATCAAGAGGGCATGAAGCTATTCAATTGGCAACCGCATATCAGTTAAAAAAAGAAGACTGGGTTTCCCCATATTACCGTGACGAAAGCATACTTTTAGGAATCGGTTTTGAACCTTATCAGTTGATGCTTCAATTGCTGGCAAAAGCTGATGATCCTTTTTCCGGAGGCAGATCTTACTACTCCCACCCTTCAAGCAGGGACGAAAATAAACCAAAAATTATTCATCAGAGTTCTGCGACAGGAATGCAGACCATTCCTACAACAGGAGTTGCGCAGGGAATTAAATATATTCAGGATTTTGAATTGCAGGATTTTGAAAACAATCCGGTGGTGGTTTGCAGTTTGGGAGATAATTCTGTAACGGAAGGTGAAGTAAGTGAGGCTTTACAGTTTGCTGCTTTACATCAGTTACCTATTATTTTTCTTGTTCAGGATAACGAATGGGGAATTTCCGTAACCAAGGAGGAAGCAAGAACGTGCGATGCCTATGATTTTGTAGCCGGTTTTACGGGTTTAAGCAGAATGAGAGTAGACGGAACAGATTTCGTGGAAAGCTTTGAAGTAATGAAAAAAGCGGTGGATTTTGTAAGAACTGAAAGAAAACCTTTGGTGGTTTGCGCAAAAACAGTTTTAATCGGCCACCACACTTCAGGAGTACGAAGAGAGTTTTACAGAGACGAAGAAGATTTAACCAAACACCGTGCGAAAGATCCGGGAAATATTCTTAGAAATCATTTGATCGAATCCGGAGTTGATGAAGAGTTATTAAAACAGATTACGAAAAAAGCCCGTCTTGAAGCTGAAGAAGCTTTTGAAAAGGCTAAAAATGCAGAAGATCCGAAGCCTGAAAGTGTAATGAATCATGTTTTCGCGCCAACTCCGATTACGGAAGAGGTTGGAACCAGAGAACCTGAAGGCGGAGAAAAAATTGTGATGGTAGATGCTGCGATTCATGCCATTCAGGAATTGATGTGGAAACATCCGGAAGCTTTGCTGTACGGACAGGATGTTGGGGAACGAATCGGAGGGGTTTTCCGTGAGACGGTAACGTTAGGAAAAAAATTCGGAAGCAAAAGGGTTTTCAATACCGCGATTCAGGAAGCTTATATCATTGGTTCTACAGCAGGAATGAGCGCAGTTGGATTAAAACCGATTGTTGAAGTGCAGTTTGCCGATTATATTTATCCGGGTATCAATCAGTTAATTACAGAAATTTCAAAATCGAGTTATTTAAGTCAGGGGAAATTCCCTGTAAGCAATATCATCCGTGTTCCGATCGGAGCTTACGGCGGTGGCGGTCCTTATCACAGCGGAAGTGTTGAAAGTATTTTAGCGAACATCAAAGGGATTAAAATCGCTTATCCGAGCAATGCGGCAGATTTCAAAGGTTTATTAAAAGCTGCCTATTACGATCCGAATCCGGTGGTGATGCTTGAACATAAAGGGTTGTACTGGAGCAAGGTTCCGGGAACGGAAGATGCAAAAACCATTGAACCTGCGGAAGATTATATTTTACCTTTCGGAAAAGGAAGAGTAATTATTGAAGCGGATAAGGAAGAAACCGAAAAAGGAAGAACTTTATTGATCGTTACTTACGGAATGGGTGTTTACTGGGCAAAAGAAGCAGCGAAAAATTTCAACGGAAGAGTTGAAGTGATTGATTTAAGAACCCTGATTCCTCTGGATGAAGAACTAGTTTTTGAGAGAGTAAAAGCGCATGGAAAATGTATTGTTTTAACGGAAGAACAATTAAACAATTCTTTTGCGGAAGCTTTTGCTCACAGAATTTCGAAAAACTGCTTTAAATATCTTGATGCACCGGTAGAAACGATGGGTTCTCTGGATGTTCCTGCGGTTCCTATTAATTTGGTACTTGAAAAGGAAATGCTTCCGAATGCGGAAAAGCTATCCAATAAAATTGAAGACATGCTGAAATATTAA